The following are encoded in a window of Perca flavescens isolate YP-PL-M2 chromosome 24, PFLA_1.0, whole genome shotgun sequence genomic DNA:
- the ahr1b gene encoding aryl hydrocarbon receptor isoform X2, translating to MYAGRKRRKPAQKGVKPAPAESAKSNPSKRHRDRLNSELDRLASLLPFSDDVISSLDKLSILRLSVSFLRTKNFFSVALKNQLSNATAKSSTHSDGRVPEGELLLQALNGFVLVVTAEGIVFFCSHTIQDYLGFHQTDVMHQSVFELIHTEDQQEFRSNLHWALNPPADPSTDGESVSTSSCLVSYNPDQLPPENSSFLERGFVCRFRCLLDNSSGFLALNIQGRLKFLHGQSRQQRDSEGSALPQLALFAIATPLQPPAILEIRTRNMIFRTKHKLDFTPMACDAKGKIVLGYTEAELRVRGSGYQFIHAADMLHCAENHVRMMKTGESGLTVFRLLTKENRWKWVQANARLVYKSGKPDYIIATQRPLVDEEGGEHLRKRSMHLPFTFATGEAMLYQTGYPLHGFPDSVRGQGKAKGSKSKKGKVDKSSSDDLDPKSLLGALMSQDESVYVCQPDTEPKVSYHSSLFSEQQADGDGFGGLLSGDGWHIASNAATGRCNGKTSSHDPLLATLDSLSLDEEETCSNSELFSALENLCLNAEDLELLLLDERMIQVELGPGHIPTLSDLLTNNEILSYIHDSLESGTGGEEQGDGGGFGPDSAQSVSQQPQACLTPAVPAAHPIIQLSQQMQQHVKAQPGQIQPGTVDAKILNGIPNGHWVVATESHHHPHAVLKASQLNGELNSLPESSQQWQLQQDQHSLLLQSQGQGSSQSALPPGFQNPPGLQTNGSYIPNRHTGYSVFDTNGVSTPDVCHDQSMVAGARPCQLQGHQKHQHTLQQTQVPQCPAQSSTLELEHLLGLSQPQPSLPSLETYGMFNATAQDSSHSKLEKGCLLSAANAAYIRTCLMPNGNAVATGGIPDSLLALQDHQKSGFLL from the exons AGTCAAGCCGGCCCCGGCTGAAAGCGCCAAGTCCAACCCGTCCAAACGCCACCGCGACCGCCTGAACTCGGAGCTGGACCGGCTCGCCAGCCTGCTGCCCTTCTCCGACGACGTCATCTCCAGCCTGGACAAGCTGTCCATCCTGAGGCTCAGCGTCAGCTTCCTCCGCACCAAGAACTTCTTCTCCG TGGCGCTGAAGAACCAGCTGTCCAACGCCACGGCGAAGAGCAGCACTCACAGTGACGGCCGCGTGCCCGAGggggagctgctgctgcag GCCCTGAATGGCTTCGTCCTGGTCGTGACAGCGGAGGGAATCGTCTTCTTCTGCTCTCACACCATCCAGGATTACCTCGGCTTCCATCAG ACCGACGTGATGCACCAGAGTGTGTTTGAGCTGATCCACACTGAAGACCAGCAGGAGTTCAGGAGCAACCTGCACTGGGCCCTCAACCCCCCCGCGGACCCATCAACAG ATGGTGAGTCGGTTTCGACGTCTTCCTGCCTGGTGAGCTACAACCCCGACCAGCTTCCCCCGGAAAACTCCTCCTTCCTGGAGAGAGGCTTCGTCTGCCGCTTCCGCTGCTTGTTGGACAACTCCTCCGGCTTCCTG GCGCTGAACATCCAGGGTCGACTCAAGTTCCTCCACGGCCAGAGCCGTCAACAGCGCGACAGCGAGGGGAGTGCCCTGCCGCAACTCGCCCTGTTCGCCATCGCCACGCCCCTCCAGCCTCCGGCCATCCTGGAAATCAGGACCAGGAACATGATCTTCAGGACCAAACACAAGCTCGACTTCACGCCCATGGCCTGCGACGCAAA GGGTAAAATTGTTCTGGGCTACACCGAGGCGGAGCTGAGAGTTCGAGGCTCGGGTTACCAGTTCATTCACGCCGCCGACATGCTGCACTGCGCCGAAAATCACGTCCGAA TGATGAAGACGGGCGAGAGCGGCCTCACCGTCTTCAGGCTGCTCACTAAGGAAAACCGGTGGAAGTGGGTCCAGGCCAACGCCAGGCTCGTCTACAAGAGCGGCAAGCCAGACTACATCATCGCCACCCAGAGGCCCTTGGT GGATGAGGAAGGAGGGGAACACCTGAGGAAGCGATCGATGCACCTTCCCTTCACCTTCGCCACCGGAGAGGCAATGCTCTACCAGACCGGTTACCCACTGCACGGCTTCCCCGATTCCGTCCGCGGCCAAGGCAAAGCCAAAGGCAGCAAGTCCAAGAAAGGCAAGGTGGACAAGAGCTCTTCAGACGACCTGGACCCAAAGTCCCTGCTGGGAGCACTGATGAGCCAGGACGAGTCTGTGTACGTCTGCCAGCCGGACACGGAGCCCAAGGTGTCTTACCACAGCAGCCTTTTCAGTGAGCAGCAAGCTGACGGTGATGGTTTTGGTGGCTTGTTGAGTGGCGATGGCTGGCACATTGCATCTAATGCGGCGACGGGGAGATGCAACGGCAAAACATCCAGTCATGACCCACTGCTGGCCACTTTGGACTCTTTGTCCCTGGACGAAGAGGAAACGTGCTCCAACAGCGAGCTCTTTAGCGCCCTGGAGAACCTGTGCCTAAACGCCGAAGACCTGGAGCTCCTGCTGCTGGACGAGAGGATGATCCAGGTGGAGCTGGGCCCCGGCCACATCCCAACACTCAGTGACCTTCTCACCAACAACGAAATCCTTTCCTACATCCACGACTCACTGGAAAGTGGGACAGGAGGGGAGGAACAAGGAGACGGAGGTGGATTCGGACCAGACTCGGCCCAAAGTGTCTCCCAGCAGCCACAGGCGTGCCTCACACCTGCCGTCCCTGCAGCTCATCCCATCATCCAGTTGTCGCAACAGATGCAGCAACACGTGAAAGCTCAACCGGGGCAGATTCAGCCCGGAACAGTGGACGCCAAGATATTAAATGGCATTCCTAACGGTCACTGGGTGGTAGCGACCGAGAGCCACCATCACCCACACGCTGTACTCAAAGCCTCGCAGTTGAACGGCGAACTGAACTCGCTCCCGGAGTCGAGTCAACAGTGGCAGCTTCAGCAGGACCAGCACTCGCTCCTCCTCCAGTCCCAGGGTCAGGGGAGCAGCCAGAGCGCTTTGCCGCCCGGCTTCCAGAATCCGCCAGGACTGCAAACGAACGGCTCTTACATCCCAAACAGA CACACAGGTTACAGCGTCTTCGACACAAATGGCGTGTCCACGCCAGACGTCTGTCacgaccaaagtatggtggccGGCGCTCGGCCCTGCCAGCTCCAGGGTCACCAGAAACACCAGCACACGTTGCAGCAGACTCAGGTCCCCCAGTGTCCCGCCCAGAGCTCTACACTGGAGTTAGAGCACTTACTGGGTCTGTCCCAGCCACAGCCCAGCCTGCCGTCTTTAGAGACCTACGGCATGTTCAACGCCACCGCACAAGACTCCTCTCACAGCAAG CTGGAGAAGGGTTGCCTCCTCAGTGCCGCCAACGCCGCGTACATCAGGACGTGTCTGATGCCCAACGGGAACGCAGTGGCGACCGGCGGCATCCCAGACTCACTCCTCGCCCTGCAGGACCACCAGAAATCTGGATTTTTACTCTGA
- the ahr1b gene encoding aryl hydrocarbon receptor isoform X1: MYAGRKRRKPAQKGVKPAPAESAKSNPSKRHRDRLNSELDRLASLLPFSDDVISSLDKLSILRLSVSFLRTKNFFSVALKNQLSNATAKSSTHSDGRVPEGELLLQALNGFVLVVTAEGIVFFCSHTIQDYLGFHQTDVMHQSVFELIHTEDQQEFRSNLHWALNPPADPSTDGESVSTSSCLVSYNPDQLPPENSSFLERGFVCRFRCLLDNSSGFLALNIQGRLKFLHGQSRQQRDSEGSALPQLALFAIATPLQPPAILEIRTRNMIFRTKHKLDFTPMACDAKGKIVLGYTEAELRVRGSGYQFIHAADMLHCAENHVRMMKTGESGLTVFRLLTKENRWKWVQANARLVYKSGKPDYIIATQRPLVDEEGGEHLRKRSMHLPFTFATGEAMLYQTGYPLHGFPDSVRGQGKAKGSKSKKGKVDKSSSDDLDPKSLLGALMSQDESVYVCQPDTEPKVSYHSSLFSEQQADGDGFGGLLSGDGWHIASNAATGRCNGKTSSHDPLLATLDSLSLDEEETCSNSELFSALENLCLNAEDLELLLLDERMIQVELGPGHIPTLSDLLTNNEILSYIHDSLESGTGGEEQGDGGGFGPDSAQSVSQQPQACLTPAVPAAHPIIQLSQQMQQHVKAQPGQIQPGTVDAKILNGIPNGHWVVATESHHHPHAVLKASQLNGELNSLPESSQQWQLQQDQHSLLLQSQGQGSSQSALPPGFQNPPGLQTNGSYIPNRHTAFPANVDVGHTGYSVFDTNGVSTPDVCHDQSMVAGARPCQLQGHQKHQHTLQQTQVPQCPAQSSTLELEHLLGLSQPQPSLPSLETYGMFNATAQDSSHSKLEKGCLLSAANAAYIRTCLMPNGNAVATGGIPDSLLALQDHQKSGFLL, encoded by the exons AGTCAAGCCGGCCCCGGCTGAAAGCGCCAAGTCCAACCCGTCCAAACGCCACCGCGACCGCCTGAACTCGGAGCTGGACCGGCTCGCCAGCCTGCTGCCCTTCTCCGACGACGTCATCTCCAGCCTGGACAAGCTGTCCATCCTGAGGCTCAGCGTCAGCTTCCTCCGCACCAAGAACTTCTTCTCCG TGGCGCTGAAGAACCAGCTGTCCAACGCCACGGCGAAGAGCAGCACTCACAGTGACGGCCGCGTGCCCGAGggggagctgctgctgcag GCCCTGAATGGCTTCGTCCTGGTCGTGACAGCGGAGGGAATCGTCTTCTTCTGCTCTCACACCATCCAGGATTACCTCGGCTTCCATCAG ACCGACGTGATGCACCAGAGTGTGTTTGAGCTGATCCACACTGAAGACCAGCAGGAGTTCAGGAGCAACCTGCACTGGGCCCTCAACCCCCCCGCGGACCCATCAACAG ATGGTGAGTCGGTTTCGACGTCTTCCTGCCTGGTGAGCTACAACCCCGACCAGCTTCCCCCGGAAAACTCCTCCTTCCTGGAGAGAGGCTTCGTCTGCCGCTTCCGCTGCTTGTTGGACAACTCCTCCGGCTTCCTG GCGCTGAACATCCAGGGTCGACTCAAGTTCCTCCACGGCCAGAGCCGTCAACAGCGCGACAGCGAGGGGAGTGCCCTGCCGCAACTCGCCCTGTTCGCCATCGCCACGCCCCTCCAGCCTCCGGCCATCCTGGAAATCAGGACCAGGAACATGATCTTCAGGACCAAACACAAGCTCGACTTCACGCCCATGGCCTGCGACGCAAA GGGTAAAATTGTTCTGGGCTACACCGAGGCGGAGCTGAGAGTTCGAGGCTCGGGTTACCAGTTCATTCACGCCGCCGACATGCTGCACTGCGCCGAAAATCACGTCCGAA TGATGAAGACGGGCGAGAGCGGCCTCACCGTCTTCAGGCTGCTCACTAAGGAAAACCGGTGGAAGTGGGTCCAGGCCAACGCCAGGCTCGTCTACAAGAGCGGCAAGCCAGACTACATCATCGCCACCCAGAGGCCCTTGGT GGATGAGGAAGGAGGGGAACACCTGAGGAAGCGATCGATGCACCTTCCCTTCACCTTCGCCACCGGAGAGGCAATGCTCTACCAGACCGGTTACCCACTGCACGGCTTCCCCGATTCCGTCCGCGGCCAAGGCAAAGCCAAAGGCAGCAAGTCCAAGAAAGGCAAGGTGGACAAGAGCTCTTCAGACGACCTGGACCCAAAGTCCCTGCTGGGAGCACTGATGAGCCAGGACGAGTCTGTGTACGTCTGCCAGCCGGACACGGAGCCCAAGGTGTCTTACCACAGCAGCCTTTTCAGTGAGCAGCAAGCTGACGGTGATGGTTTTGGTGGCTTGTTGAGTGGCGATGGCTGGCACATTGCATCTAATGCGGCGACGGGGAGATGCAACGGCAAAACATCCAGTCATGACCCACTGCTGGCCACTTTGGACTCTTTGTCCCTGGACGAAGAGGAAACGTGCTCCAACAGCGAGCTCTTTAGCGCCCTGGAGAACCTGTGCCTAAACGCCGAAGACCTGGAGCTCCTGCTGCTGGACGAGAGGATGATCCAGGTGGAGCTGGGCCCCGGCCACATCCCAACACTCAGTGACCTTCTCACCAACAACGAAATCCTTTCCTACATCCACGACTCACTGGAAAGTGGGACAGGAGGGGAGGAACAAGGAGACGGAGGTGGATTCGGACCAGACTCGGCCCAAAGTGTCTCCCAGCAGCCACAGGCGTGCCTCACACCTGCCGTCCCTGCAGCTCATCCCATCATCCAGTTGTCGCAACAGATGCAGCAACACGTGAAAGCTCAACCGGGGCAGATTCAGCCCGGAACAGTGGACGCCAAGATATTAAATGGCATTCCTAACGGTCACTGGGTGGTAGCGACCGAGAGCCACCATCACCCACACGCTGTACTCAAAGCCTCGCAGTTGAACGGCGAACTGAACTCGCTCCCGGAGTCGAGTCAACAGTGGCAGCTTCAGCAGGACCAGCACTCGCTCCTCCTCCAGTCCCAGGGTCAGGGGAGCAGCCAGAGCGCTTTGCCGCCCGGCTTCCAGAATCCGCCAGGACTGCAAACGAACGGCTCTTACATCCCAAACAGACACACGGCATTTCCAGCAAACGTGGACGTCGGCCACACAGGTTACAGCGTCTTCGACACAAATGGCGTGTCCACGCCAGACGTCTGTCacgaccaaagtatggtggccGGCGCTCGGCCCTGCCAGCTCCAGGGTCACCAGAAACACCAGCACACGTTGCAGCAGACTCAGGTCCCCCAGTGTCCCGCCCAGAGCTCTACACTGGAGTTAGAGCACTTACTGGGTCTGTCCCAGCCACAGCCCAGCCTGCCGTCTTTAGAGACCTACGGCATGTTCAACGCCACCGCACAAGACTCCTCTCACAGCAAG CTGGAGAAGGGTTGCCTCCTCAGTGCCGCCAACGCCGCGTACATCAGGACGTGTCTGATGCCCAACGGGAACGCAGTGGCGACCGGCGGCATCCCAGACTCACTCCTCGCCCTGCAGGACCACCAGAAATCTGGATTTTTACTCTGA